Proteins encoded in a region of the Mesoflavibacter profundi genome:
- a CDS encoding glycosyltransferase 87 family protein, translating to MQINTTFFKLNKIPILLTLASLLFYFSFAYNLTRSDYVKLITLFIALCYLAFKLIQIIGYNFKFLLVVSILSRLIFIVAIPNLSQDFYRFIWDGYLNLNNLNPYLFTPTQLVDQTINIPNKHLLYNKMGWLSNANYSNYPPVNQLCFIIANLCPGQSILSSVIGLRLLIILADLGIILIGSKLLLAFNLPKSNIFWYALNPFIIIELTGNLHFEGVMLFFFILGIYLIYKNKISLAGVCIGLSISIKLIPLIFLPVLLKWFLKHYNIKKTIQFYSIIALTVLITCLPYITTQFIDNYSQTIALWFNNFEFNASIYYIARHIGYKLTGYNQIAIIGKFLSITILLIILILSFVRKTETLKQVFTTCLLAFTTYLFLSTTVHPWYLSTLVLFSIFSNYKYPLVWSVTIILSYLAYINTNNTENLWIVFIEYLIVYLVFLYELLQPKLSRNQ from the coding sequence ATGCAAATTAACACGACATTTTTCAAATTAAATAAAATACCAATACTACTTACGTTAGCTAGTTTGTTATTTTATTTTAGTTTTGCATATAATTTAACAAGGTCAGATTATGTAAAGCTAATTACATTATTTATTGCATTATGTTATTTAGCTTTTAAATTAATCCAAATTATTGGATACAACTTTAAGTTTTTACTAGTAGTTTCAATATTAAGTAGACTAATTTTTATTGTCGCCATACCTAACCTTTCTCAAGATTTTTATCGCTTTATTTGGGACGGATATTTAAACCTGAATAATCTAAATCCATATTTATTTACACCAACGCAACTTGTTGACCAAACCATTAATATTCCTAACAAACACCTTTTATACAACAAAATGGGTTGGCTTAGTAATGCAAACTACAGTAATTATCCACCAGTAAATCAATTATGTTTTATAATCGCTAATTTGTGTCCTGGTCAAAGTATTTTAAGTTCAGTAATTGGATTACGACTACTAATTATACTTGCAGATTTAGGTATAATTCTAATTGGCAGCAAGCTATTGTTGGCTTTTAATCTACCTAAATCTAATATATTTTGGTATGCATTAAATCCGTTTATAATTATAGAACTTACAGGCAATCTTCATTTTGAAGGTGTTATGTTATTCTTTTTCATTTTAGGTATATATCTTATTTATAAAAATAAAATAAGTCTTGCTGGAGTGTGTATTGGATTATCAATTTCAATAAAATTAATTCCGTTAATATTCTTACCAGTACTACTAAAATGGTTTTTAAAACATTATAATATTAAAAAAACCATTCAATTTTATAGTATAATTGCACTAACTGTACTAATTACTTGTCTTCCTTATATTACTACTCAGTTTATAGATAATTACAGCCAAACTATAGCTTTATGGTTTAATAATTTTGAATTTAATGCAAGTATATATTACATAGCAAGACATATTGGTTATAAATTAACTGGTTATAATCAAATTGCTATAATTGGTAAATTTTTATCGATTACTATTTTGTTGATAATACTTATTTTAAGTTTTGTTAGAAAAACCGAAACGCTTAAACAAGTATTTACGACTTGCTTATTAGCCTTTACAACTTATCTATTTTTAAGCACAACAGTACATCCATGGTATCTTTCTACTTTAGTGTTATTTAGTATTTTCTCCAATTATAAATATCCGTTAGTTTGGAGTGTGACTATTATTTTAAGTTATCTAGCTTATATAAACACAAATAATACCGAGAACCTTTGGATTGTTTTTATAGAATACTTGATTGTCTATCTTGTCTTTCTATATGAATTATTACAACCTAAATTATCCCGAAACCAGTAA
- a CDS encoding cellulose synthase family protein, which translates to MYALAQLNLMFNYLAAQRKKDKCPKFNLNNPEEVPYVTIQLPVFNELYVMDRLLDNIALIDYPKDKLEIQVLDDSTDETVITTKAHVDKLAATGLDIKHITRTNRQGFKAGALKEGLEIAKGEFIAIFDADFLPDHDWLQKTIPYFKNDKIGVVQTRWAHINRDYSTLTKIQAFALDAHFTLEQVGRNSKGHFINFNGTAGVWRKDCIIDAGNWEGDTLTEDLDLSYRAQLKNWEFKYLEDVETPAELPVVISAARSQQFRWNKGGAENFRKMLWRVLTSKNISAKTKLHGILHLLNSTMFLNVLIVGILSIPMLYIKNEYAHLRPYFYIMSFFVMSTIIFFVCYWIMYKRSHGNTFKDFIKYIGMFFTFFSIAMGFSLHNSIAVLEGHIGKRSEFVRTPKFNISSLKDSWKGNKYLRKNISTNVIFEGILMIYFAFGMYSAFIVGDQGGDFGLFPFHLMLTIGFGFVFFKSLTSKA; encoded by the coding sequence ATGTATGCCTTAGCACAATTAAACTTAATGTTTAATTATCTAGCGGCTCAACGTAAAAAGGATAAATGCCCTAAATTCAATTTAAATAATCCAGAAGAAGTACCTTACGTAACTATTCAACTTCCTGTATTTAACGAGTTGTACGTTATGGATAGATTATTAGATAACATTGCTTTGATAGATTACCCAAAGGACAAGTTAGAAATTCAGGTTTTAGATGATTCTACTGACGAAACCGTAATTACAACCAAAGCACACGTAGATAAGTTAGCAGCGACAGGATTAGACATCAAACATATTACCAGAACTAACAGACAAGGGTTTAAAGCTGGCGCATTAAAAGAAGGATTAGAAATTGCAAAAGGTGAATTTATCGCCATTTTTGATGCAGATTTCCTTCCAGATCACGACTGGTTACAAAAAACCATTCCGTATTTTAAAAATGATAAAATTGGTGTTGTACAAACACGTTGGGCACATATCAACCGTGATTATTCAACATTAACAAAAATTCAAGCATTTGCTTTAGATGCGCATTTTACATTAGAGCAAGTAGGTCGTAATAGCAAAGGTCATTTTATCAACTTTAACGGTACTGCTGGCGTATGGCGTAAAGATTGTATTATTGACGCAGGAAATTGGGAAGGCGATACACTTACCGAAGATTTAGATTTAAGTTACCGTGCACAGCTTAAAAACTGGGAATTTAAATACTTAGAAGATGTTGAGACTCCAGCTGAATTACCTGTTGTAATAAGTGCAGCAAGATCACAACAATTTAGATGGAATAAAGGTGGCGCAGAAAACTTTAGAAAAATGCTTTGGCGCGTTTTGACTAGCAAGAATATTTCTGCTAAAACCAAATTACACGGTATTTTACACTTATTAAATAGTACCATGTTTTTAAATGTATTAATTGTTGGTATTTTAAGTATACCAATGCTTTACATTAAAAACGAATATGCTCATTTAAGACCATATTTTTACATTATGAGCTTTTTTGTGATGAGTACAATCATCTTTTTTGTTTGTTATTGGATAATGTACAAACGTAGTCATGGCAATACGTTTAAAGATTTCATCAAATATATTGGTATGTTTTTTACGTTTTTCTCTATCGCAATGGGCTTTTCTTTACATAATTCTATTGCGGTTTTAGAAGGACATATTGGTAAACGTAGCGAGTTTGTACGTACGCCAAAATTTAACATTAGCTCACTTAAAGACAGTTGGAAAGGCAACAAATACCTACGTAAAAACATTAGCACAAATGTTATTTTTGAAGGTATTTTAATGATCTATTTTGCTTTTGGAATGTACAGTGCATTTATTGTTGGTGATCAAGGTGGCGATTTTGGATTATTTCCTTTCCACTTAATGCTTACTATTGGTTTTGGATTTGTTTTCTTTAAATCTTTAACATCTAAAGCTTAG
- a CDS encoding metallophosphoesterase family protein, translated as MRTLVFGDIHGGLKALIQLLERAKVSEEDRLIFLGDYVDGWSESAQVIQYLIALSKTNTCIFIKGNHDAWCEDWLRENLINQSWYQHGGKETIESYSFFSDEEKQHHLQFFEAMQMYHLDEHDRLFIHAGFTSVHGVEREYQIENFYYDRTLWEMAITMDKRIEKHSELYPNRLKHYTEIFIGHTPTIRFSQDQPMHAVNIWNVDTGAAFTGKLSAIDLDTKQVFQSDEVYKMYPNESGRNTNPYRLIKRKK; from the coding sequence ATGAGAACATTAGTGTTTGGAGATATACATGGCGGATTAAAAGCGCTAATTCAACTTTTAGAACGTGCAAAAGTTTCAGAAGAAGATCGTCTTATTTTTTTAGGAGATTACGTAGATGGATGGAGCGAATCTGCTCAAGTAATTCAATATTTAATAGCATTGTCTAAAACTAATACTTGTATTTTTATAAAAGGAAATCATGACGCTTGGTGCGAAGATTGGCTTAGAGAAAACTTGATAAATCAATCTTGGTATCAACATGGCGGAAAAGAAACTATTGAAAGTTATAGTTTTTTTTCAGATGAAGAAAAGCAGCATCACTTACAGTTTTTTGAAGCAATGCAAATGTATCACTTAGATGAACATGATAGGTTGTTTATTCATGCAGGATTTACATCTGTTCATGGTGTTGAAAGAGAATACCAAATTGAAAATTTTTATTACGATCGTACACTTTGGGAAATGGCAATAACCATGGATAAACGCATAGAAAAACACTCAGAATTATACCCAAACCGTTTAAAACATTACACCGAAATTTTTATTGGTCATACACCAACCATAAGATTTTCTCAAGATCAGCCAATGCATGCTGTTAATATTTGGAATGTAGATACTGGCGCAGCATTTACGGGTAAATTATCTGCAATAGATTTGGATACAAAACAGGTGTTTCAAAGTGATGAAGTTTATAAAATGTATCCTAACGAATCTGGTAGAAATACTAATCCTTATCGTTTAATTAAAAGAAAAAAATAA
- a CDS encoding NAD(P)/FAD-dependent oxidoreductase encodes MEHIAIIGNGISGVTLARHIRKLSDKKITIISAESDYFFSRTALMYVYMGHMKFEHTQPYENWFWKKNNIDLKKGYVNSIDTDNKTLHFAEGDQMTYDKLVIATGSKPNKFGWPGEDLKGVQGLYSKQDLENLEIYAPNNKACKRAIIVGGGLIGIELAEMLNSRNISVTFLVRESSFWNSVLPEGESQMINRHIKNHHIDLRLSTNLKEIISDDNGKVKSIIIEETGEEIPCDFVGLTAGVSPNISFLKESKIETNKGVLVNRFLETNIKDIYAIGDCAEQREAIGNRRPVEAVWYTGRMMGETLAQTICGNKTEYKPGHWFNSAKFLDIEYQTYGWVHGKKGKPDYESHFHWKHEDDTKCITIAYHRDTNEFLGINTFGIRLRHEVFNKWLTEKRDLDYVINHLETANFDPEFYKRFENEIKASYNNTLQTN; translated from the coding sequence ATGGAACACATAGCCATAATAGGTAATGGTATATCTGGCGTAACTTTAGCAAGACATATTAGAAAATTATCTGATAAAAAAATCACTATTATTTCTGCTGAAAGTGATTACTTTTTTTCGCGTACGGCGTTAATGTACGTCTATATGGGACATATGAAATTTGAGCACACGCAACCTTACGAAAATTGGTTTTGGAAGAAAAACAATATCGACTTAAAAAAAGGCTACGTCAACAGTATTGATACCGACAATAAAACGCTTCATTTTGCTGAAGGCGACCAAATGACCTATGATAAATTAGTGATCGCAACAGGTAGCAAACCTAACAAGTTTGGTTGGCCAGGCGAAGATCTAAAAGGCGTGCAAGGCTTATACAGTAAACAAGATTTAGAAAACCTTGAAATTTATGCACCTAACAACAAAGCCTGTAAACGCGCCATCATTGTTGGTGGCGGATTAATTGGAATTGAATTAGCAGAAATGCTGAATTCTAGAAATATTTCGGTAACATTTTTAGTTCGTGAAAGCAGTTTTTGGAATAGCGTTTTACCAGAAGGCGAAAGCCAAATGATAAATAGACACATAAAAAATCATCATATCGATTTAAGACTTTCAACTAATTTAAAAGAAATCATTTCTGATGACAACGGAAAAGTAAAATCCATCATTATTGAAGAAACTGGCGAAGAAATTCCTTGTGATTTTGTAGGCTTAACTGCTGGTGTTTCGCCTAATATTTCATTTTTAAAAGAAAGTAAAATCGAAACCAACAAAGGTGTTTTAGTCAATCGTTTTTTAGAAACCAACATTAAAGATATTTATGCAATCGGCGATTGTGCCGAACAGCGCGAAGCTATTGGTAATCGCAGACCAGTTGAAGCAGTTTGGTATACAGGTCGCATGATGGGCGAAACTTTAGCGCAAACCATTTGTGGCAATAAAACGGAATACAAACCAGGACATTGGTTTAACAGCGCAAAATTTTTAGATATTGAATATCAAACCTACGGTTGGGTTCATGGTAAAAAAGGGAAACCGGATTACGAATCTCATTTTCATTGGAAACATGAAGACGACACCAAATGTATTACCATAGCTTATCACAGAGACACTAACGAGTTCTTAGGCATCAACACCTTTGGCATAAGGCTACGACACGAAGTTTTTAACAAATGGCTTACCGAAAAACGCGATTTAGACTATGTGATTAATCATTTAGAAACTGCGAATTTTGATCCAGAATTCTACAAGCGATTTGAAAACGAGATAAAAGCAAGCTATAATAACACCTTACAAACTAACTAA
- a CDS encoding glycoside hydrolase family 113, giving the protein MKHFSLLCMVLLLVSCSMTSPKTEKINGVSFVASRDSISEKHTKPVVNLNANYAAIMPFGFIKSLEQPEIIYNTDKQWFGETDKGVKQYVKALKKQQIKVMIKPQIWVSHGAFTGFIKMKSEEEWQELEQTYENFILDFAKVAEDINAEMFCIGTELEYFVAHRPKFWTQLIKKIRTIYKGKLTYAANWNEFTKTPFWADLDYVGIDAYFPVSDLKTPTVEDCLQGWNAHLPDIKNVQKNTKKPILFTEFGYRSFDFSGKKPWLTGNYDANPNLEAQVNTTKALFKTFWEEDWFAGGFVWKWFHNYEQSGGAKDNMFTPQNKPAEEIIRQYYKK; this is encoded by the coding sequence ATGAAGCACTTTTCACTTTTATGTATGGTCTTATTATTGGTTTCGTGTAGCATGACTTCGCCTAAAACAGAAAAAATTAATGGTGTAAGTTTTGTGGCGTCTCGTGATAGTATTTCAGAAAAACATACAAAACCAGTAGTAAATTTAAATGCTAATTATGCTGCGATTATGCCATTTGGATTTATAAAAAGTTTAGAACAACCAGAAATTATTTATAATACCGATAAACAATGGTTTGGCGAAACTGATAAAGGTGTAAAACAGTACGTTAAAGCACTTAAAAAACAACAAATTAAAGTAATGATAAAACCTCAAATATGGGTTTCTCATGGTGCTTTTACTGGTTTTATAAAAATGAAAAGTGAAGAAGAATGGCAAGAACTAGAACAAACTTACGAAAACTTTATTTTAGATTTTGCTAAAGTAGCCGAAGACATCAACGCCGAAATGTTTTGTATTGGTACAGAACTTGAATATTTTGTAGCACATAGACCAAAGTTTTGGACGCAATTAATTAAAAAAATTAGAACGATTTACAAAGGTAAACTTACATATGCAGCCAATTGGAACGAGTTTACAAAAACACCTTTTTGGGCAGATTTAGACTATGTTGGAATAGATGCGTATTTTCCTGTAAGTGATTTAAAAACACCAACTGTAGAAGATTGTTTACAAGGTTGGAATGCGCATTTACCAGATATTAAAAATGTACAAAAAAACACAAAAAAGCCTATTTTGTTTACCGAATTTGGTTACCGTAGTTTTGATTTTTCTGGTAAAAAACCATGGTTAACCGGTAATTACGACGCTAATCCAAACCTAGAAGCGCAAGTAAATACCACAAAAGCTTTATTTAAAACCTTTTGGGAAGAAGATTGGTTTGCTGGTGGGTTTGTTTGGAAGTGGTTTCATAATTACGAGCAATCTGGCGGCGCAAAAGACAATATGTTTACACCACAAAACAAACCAGCGGAAGAAATTATTAGGCAGTATTATAAAAAATAA
- a CDS encoding POTRA domain-containing protein, with protein sequence MSIKYLQTILFSLLFTTAFSQNVSNFKIEGNKKLKTSFINKVSRLSEQSVLDSTLIEEDIKLLKRLPSIAHANYTTKKLKDGSYEVVYIVEENFTIIPSVNVYTSNDDEFAYRLGLYEFNLFGQNMTFGGFYQKDIYSSYGVNFRAPFLFNRKFGLAVNHMDWQTQEPVFFNSGTVNYKYQNTSYEILGLYQPDFNNRLELGLNLFKENYDYLEDQTISNQFKNISANKVMIKGLYEYNNLDFEYQYVTGFKSLLNLQYVISNNDVLPTFLIGWNDLNYYKKVGEKGNWASRLRLGLATNNDSAFAPFSLDNNLNIRGVGNTIDRGTGAIVLNTEYRRTLYEKGWFVLQGNAFVDAGSWRNPGGNFSDFVASENIRVFPGLGLRFIHKTIFNAVFRIDYGYGISKNDARGFVFGIGQYF encoded by the coding sequence ATGTCTATAAAATATTTACAAACCATTTTATTTTCATTGCTATTTACAACCGCTTTTTCTCAAAATGTTTCAAATTTTAAAATAGAAGGTAATAAAAAACTAAAGACTTCTTTTATAAATAAAGTCTCTCGGCTTTCAGAGCAATCTGTGTTAGATTCAACTTTAATAGAAGAAGATATTAAGCTTTTAAAACGACTTCCATCTATTGCTCATGCAAATTATACAACTAAAAAACTAAAAGACGGATCTTATGAAGTGGTTTATATTGTAGAAGAAAATTTTACAATAATTCCTTCAGTAAATGTGTATACATCTAATGATGATGAGTTTGCGTACAGATTAGGATTGTACGAGTTTAACTTATTTGGTCAAAACATGACCTTTGGAGGTTTTTATCAAAAAGATATTTATAGCTCTTATGGTGTAAATTTTAGAGCGCCTTTTTTGTTTAATAGGAAATTTGGTCTTGCAGTAAATCATATGGATTGGCAAACACAAGAACCAGTGTTTTTTAATTCAGGAACTGTAAATTATAAATATCAAAATACATCTTATGAAATACTTGGTTTATATCAGCCAGATTTTAATAATCGACTAGAACTAGGATTAAACTTATTTAAAGAGAATTACGATTATCTAGAGGATCAAACCATATCAAACCAATTTAAAAATATTAGTGCTAATAAAGTGATGATTAAAGGACTTTATGAGTATAATAACCTTGACTTTGAATACCAATACGTAACTGGTTTCAAAAGTTTGCTAAATCTGCAATATGTAATCTCTAATAATGATGTCTTGCCAACATTTTTAATAGGTTGGAACGATCTTAACTATTACAAAAAAGTAGGAGAAAAAGGGAATTGGGCATCAAGATTACGATTAGGTTTGGCTACTAATAATGATAGTGCTTTTGCACCGTTTTCTTTAGACAATAATTTAAATATTAGAGGTGTTGGTAACACCATAGATCGTGGTACAGGCGCAATAGTTTTAAATACAGAATACAGACGTACTTTATATGAAAAAGGTTGGTTTGTGTTGCAAGGTAATGCATTTGTAGATGCTGGAAGTTGGCGAAATCCTGGTGGAAATTTTAGTGATTTTGTGGCTTCAGAAAATATTAGAGTTTTTCCTGGTTTAGGATTACGTTTTATACATAAAACTATTTTTAATGCTGTATTTAGAATTGATTATGGTTACGGAATTTCTAAAAACGATGCAAGAGGATTTGTGTTTGGAATTGGACAATATTTTTAA
- a CDS encoding glycosyltransferase family 2 protein: MPKIKVIIPAFNEQDSIAKVIQDIPSLVEEVIVVSNNSTDLTEVNAKQAGATVLTENRKGYGYACLKGMDYIASTSLSNPLKKPDIIVFLDGDYSDYPEELTKIIAPIIEDNIDLVIGSRVKELREDGAMTPQQIFGNWLATKLMSIFFNAKFTDLGPFRAIKYEKLLALNMVDKTYGWTVEMQLKALKQKLSYTEVPVNYRNRIGVSKVSGTIKGSIFAGVKILSWIFKYSFK; this comes from the coding sequence ATGCCCAAAATAAAAGTCATTATTCCTGCTTTTAACGAGCAAGACTCAATTGCAAAAGTGATACAAGACATTCCTTCTTTAGTAGAAGAAGTTATTGTAGTTAGCAACAATTCTACAGATCTTACAGAAGTTAATGCAAAACAAGCAGGTGCAACCGTATTAACAGAAAACAGAAAAGGTTACGGTTATGCGTGTTTAAAAGGTATGGATTATATTGCTTCCACTTCGCTTAGTAATCCATTAAAAAAACCTGATATTATTGTATTTTTAGATGGCGATTATAGTGATTATCCTGAAGAACTTACTAAAATAATTGCTCCTATTATTGAAGATAATATTGACTTAGTTATTGGTAGTCGTGTTAAAGAATTAAGAGAAGATGGTGCTATGACGCCACAACAAATCTTCGGAAATTGGCTTGCAACCAAATTAATGTCAATTTTTTTTAACGCTAAATTTACAGACCTTGGTCCCTTTAGAGCCATAAAGTATGAAAAGCTGCTAGCCCTTAATATGGTTGACAAAACCTACGGTTGGACAGTAGAAATGCAGTTAAAAGCATTAAAGCAAAAACTAAGTTATACAGAAGTACCTGTAAACTACAGAAATAGAATTGGTGTCTCAAAAGTTTCAGGAACGATAAAAGGTAGTATATTTGCAGGCGTAAAAATTTTGTCCTGGATCTTTAAATATAGTTTTAAATAG
- a CDS encoding heavy-metal-associated domain-containing protein → MSLLSENVIPGNHGKTFETDAKSHDDLSLIKNAILNVDGIKDVIINEEEYPKQFTIHTTKIVDVKSIEQEINKTGFHAIPKSLFSL, encoded by the coding sequence ATGAGTTTATTATCTGAAAATGTTATTCCTGGAAATCATGGAAAAACATTTGAAACCGACGCAAAATCACATGATGATTTATCACTAATTAAGAATGCTATTTTAAATGTAGACGGAATAAAAGATGTGATTATTAATGAAGAAGAATATCCTAAACAATTCACCATTCATACTACTAAGATTGTTGATGTAAAATCTATAGAACAAGAGATTAACAAAACTGGTTTTCACGCCATTCCAAAATCTCTATTTAGTTTATAA
- a CDS encoding 4Fe-4S binding protein, whose translation MSLKLNYSMSLANSYGLTKTQKIASAVGMLGLFILGLALFNVQFPNKAMTLTFALTLMFIGTIWFSNSLYLDKSKGIKNDGVWFKSLSARGLIGWLIGVVLTLFYIVLYFYPQYLGLAQKGEENTGLVALFDPLSQLLSGRNASQWFVYGTLYTVAILVFGYKFILKYRHNRYEQIRTISVMFFQLAFAFLIPEFMYVMNNDLPYYDLKNIWPLNYYNFESYRIKAFISAGNIGLAMLIFGIVSIFVITPILTYKYGKRWYCSWVCGCGALAETAGDNFRQLSDKSQFAWKVERWVIHSVLVFVVLMTTAVIHSYLGNDTSKYWLTKSSFLILVASFLTLIFVGTFLFKREELAKDAKYGAIGYFVIIMSLFVLHYFSKDNSLFLFKSESLRKSYGFLIGSIFSGVIGTGFYPIFGSRVWCRFGCPMAAILGFQQRLFSKFRITTNGGQCISCGNCSTYCEMGIDVRAYAQKGENIVRSSCVGCGICSAVCPRGVLKLENESMKGRINPNEILLGNDVDLMDLINNK comes from the coding sequence ATGAGCTTAAAATTAAATTACAGTATGTCTTTGGCTAATTCATACGGGTTAACAAAAACTCAAAAAATAGCTTCAGCAGTTGGTATGTTAGGGCTTTTTATTTTGGGGTTAGCTTTATTTAACGTTCAATTTCCTAATAAAGCAATGACGCTAACTTTCGCTTTAACCTTAATGTTTATCGGTACAATTTGGTTTTCTAATAGTTTGTATTTAGACAAATCTAAAGGTATAAAAAATGATGGAGTTTGGTTTAAATCTTTATCCGCTAGAGGATTAATTGGTTGGCTAATTGGTGTTGTTTTAACCTTATTTTACATTGTGCTTTATTTTTATCCTCAATATTTAGGATTAGCTCAAAAAGGTGAAGAAAACACTGGTTTAGTTGCGCTATTTGATCCTTTAAGTCAGCTTTTAAGCGGAAGAAATGCCAGTCAATGGTTTGTTTATGGTACGCTATACACGGTTGCGATTTTAGTTTTTGGCTACAAATTTATTTTAAAATATAGACACAATCGATATGAGCAAATCAGGACTATATCGGTTATGTTTTTTCAATTAGCTTTTGCATTTTTAATCCCAGAATTTATGTACGTTATGAACAATGATTTACCGTACTACGATTTAAAAAATATTTGGCCTCTTAATTATTATAACTTCGAAAGTTACCGCATTAAAGCTTTTATAAGCGCTGGAAATATTGGTTTAGCCATGCTAATTTTTGGGATTGTTTCAATTTTTGTCATTACACCAATTTTAACGTATAAGTATGGTAAACGTTGGTACTGTTCTTGGGTTTGTGGTTGTGGTGCTTTAGCCGAAACTGCTGGTGATAACTTCAGACAATTAAGCGATAAATCTCAATTTGCTTGGAAAGTTGAGCGTTGGGTAATTCACTCGGTTTTAGTGTTTGTAGTGTTAATGACTACAGCAGTTATTCATAGTTATTTGGGTAATGACACCAGTAAATATTGGCTTACAAAATCGTCGTTTTTAATTTTAGTTGCTTCATTTTTGACCTTGATTTTTGTTGGAACATTTCTTTTTAAACGAGAAGAATTAGCTAAAGATGCCAAATATGGCGCGATTGGTTATTTTGTGATTATCATGTCTTTATTTGTTTTGCACTATTTTAGTAAAGACAATTCGTTATTTTTATTTAAATCAGAAAGCTTAAGAAAAAGCTACGGATTTTTAATCGGTTCTATTTTTTCTGGTGTAATTGGCACAGGCTTCTACCCTATTTTTGGTAGTCGTGTTTGGTGCAGATTTGGTTGTCCTATGGCGGCAATTTTAGGATTTCAGCAACGTTTATTTTCAAAATTCAGAATTACTACCAACGGTGGTCAATGTATTTCTTGCGGAAATTGCTCTACCTATTGCGAAATGGGAATAGATGTCCGTGCTTATGCTCAAAAAGGCGAAAACATTGTACGTTCTAGTTGTGTTGGCTGCGGTATTTGTAGTGCAGTTTGCCCAAGAGGCGTTTTAAAATTAGAAAACGAAAGCATGAAAGGACGTATAAACCCTAACGAAATCCTTCTTGGAAACGATGTAGATTTAATGGATTTAATAAATAACAAATAA